From Roseburia hominis, the proteins below share one genomic window:
- a CDS encoding putative ABC transporter permease, with protein MFWDKVILGFRGYEVLMWFLTYSIMGWVVESIYMSFCNRKLTNRGFARGPFCPIYGVGALMVFFVLRPYSGNNFALFALGSLFATTLEFLTALLMKKVFGEIWWDYNEKPFNYKGIICLESSIAWGFYTVFLFMFLQNIVAGIVAMIPESIGHVVGSVLLFVFSIDFLTAFYREKKDDVPEGIRCRIENVKERIGTIF; from the coding sequence ATGTTTTGGGACAAAGTGATTTTAGGATTCAGAGGGTATGAGGTATTAATGTGGTTCCTGACTTACAGCATTATGGGCTGGGTGGTAGAGTCGATCTATATGTCGTTCTGCAACCGAAAACTCACGAACCGGGGATTTGCAAGAGGCCCCTTCTGCCCGATTTACGGAGTGGGAGCGCTGATGGTGTTTTTCGTATTGCGTCCGTACAGCGGCAATAACTTTGCGCTGTTCGCGCTGGGATCTCTCTTTGCCACAACGCTGGAATTTCTGACGGCACTTCTGATGAAGAAGGTGTTCGGGGAAATCTGGTGGGATTACAATGAGAAACCGTTCAATTACAAAGGGATCATCTGTCTGGAAAGTTCGATCGCCTGGGGATTCTATACGGTGTTCCTGTTCATGTTCCTGCAGAATATCGTGGCAGGGATCGTGGCCATGATACCGGAATCCATCGGACATGTAGTGGGAAGTGTACTGTTGTTTGTCTTTAGCATCGATTTCCTTACCGCATTTTATCGTGAGAAGAAGGACGATGTGCCGGAAGGGATCAGGTGCCGGATCGAGAATGTGAAGGAGCGGATCGGAACGATTTTTTAA
- the rpsU gene encoding 30S ribosomal protein S21, with translation MSNVIVKENETLDSALRRFKRNCAKAGIQQEIRKREHYEKPSVRRKKKSEAARKRKYN, from the coding sequence ATGTCAAATGTAATCGTTAAAGAAAACGAGACGTTGGACAGCGCTTTACGCAGATTCAAAAGAAACTGCGCAAAGGCAGGAATTCAGCAGGAGATTCGTAAGAGAGAGCATTACGAAAAACCAAGCGTAAGACGTAAAAAGAAATCCGAAGCTGCCAGAAAACGTAAATATAACTAA